Proteins found in one Panicum hallii strain FIL2 chromosome 4, PHallii_v3.1, whole genome shotgun sequence genomic segment:
- the LOC112891123 gene encoding DNA polymerase lambda isoform X1, translated as MAPKRKPARGPAAEERDPDGMFRGVSAFIVPHGVQGRRLEVWKQRLVQMGGRVVEKLDKGSAAAGVNHVLAMDAKALLRVLDAAWLHRFRGSVVSFEWLEECLKSGERLPEHKFTINYEEEFKPKKATGNGNSGASQPAKRSKISSEDPGDQQRTNDEDREEHSNANADKGSGVKTKPIQYASSQSSSGDTKDTVGSHGTLDIEEASSGGPSIYAPADLNRNITKIFGRLIDIYRALGDDRRSFSYYKAIPVIEKLPFKIVSAEQVKDLPTIGKSLKDHINEIVTTGKLSKLEHFENDEKVRTISLFGEVWGVGPATALKLYEKGHRTLDDLRKDESLTNAQRIGLKYFDDIRQRIPRHEVSEMEKFLQDVGKDILPGVIIVCGGSYRRGKASCGDMDIVITHPDGESHVGFLPKFVQRLKEINFLREDLIFSIHSVDGTDSGVDTYFGLCAYPGRELRHRIDLKVYPRNRYACGLLAWTGNDVLNRRLRLLADSKGYVLDDTGLYLATRGSGGKHAGRSDAIVNCHTEKDVFDTLGFPWLEPHERNL; from the exons ATGGCGCCCAAGCGGAAGCCCgcgcgggggccggcggcggaggagcgggacCCCGACGGCATGTTCCGCGGCGTCTCCGCCTTCATCGTCCCCCACGGCGTCCAGGGCCGCCGTCTCGAG GTGTGGAAGCAAAGGCTGGTGCAGATGGGGGGCCGCGTCGTGGAGAAGCTCGACAAGGGCAGCGCTGCGGCGGGGGTCAACCACGTGCTGGCCATGGACGCCAAGGCGCTGCTCCGGGTGCTCGACGCCGCCTGGCTCCACCGTTTCCGCGGG AGTGTGGTGTCCTTCGAATGGCTGGAAGAGTGCCTCAAGTCCGGGGAGAGGCTGCCCGAGCACAAGTTTACAATCAACTATGAAGAGGAATTTAAGCCGAAGAAGGCCACTGGCAATGGAAATTCAGGTGCGTCGCAGCCTGCAAAAAGGAGCAAAATATCATCTGAGGATCCTGGGGATCAGCAGAGAACAAATGACGAGGATAGGGAGGAGCATTCAAATGCAAATGCGGATAAAGGTTCAGGTGTCAAAACAAAGCCTATCCAGTATGCAAGTAGCCAAAGTAGCTCTGGAGATACCAAGGATACAGTAGGTTCTCATGGTACACTTGACATCGAG GAAGCCTCCTCTGGAGGTCCCAGCATTTATGCTCCAGCAGACTTGAATAGGAACATCACCAAGATTTTCGGAAGGCTTATCGATATATATAGGG CCCTGGGAGATGACAGAAGATCATTTAGCTATTACAAGGCCATACCGGTAATTGAGAAATTGCCATTCAAAATAGTAAGTGCTGAGCAAGTTAAAGACCTCCCTACCATTGGGAAATCTTTGAAAGACCAT ATAAATGAAATAGTTACAACTGGAAAACTCTCCAAGCTGGAACACTTTGAGAATGATGAAAAG GTACGGACTATCAGCTTGTTCGGAGAAGTTTGGGGAGTTGGCCCTGCGACTGCGCTCAAGTTATATGAAAAGGGACACCGTACTCTTGATGATCTGCGAAAAGATGAGTCACTTACAAATGCTCAGAGGATTGGATTGAAGTACTTTGATGATATCAGGCAAAGAATCCCCCGGCATGAG GTTAGCGAGATGGAGAAGTTTTTGCAAGATGTTGGAAAGGATATCTTACCTGGG gtAATAATTGTTTGTGGAGGATCATATAGACGTGGAAAAGCTTCTTGTGGTGACATGGATATTGTTATAACTCATCCCGATGGAGAAAG TCATGTAGGTTTTTTACCCAAGTTTGTTCAACGGCTGAAGGAAATTAACTTTCTGAGGGAGGATCTTATCTTTAGCATACATAGTGTTGAT GGAACAGATAGTGGGGTTGACACATATTTTGGTCTTTGCGCATATCCTGGGCGTGAGCTGCGGCACCGTATTGACTTAAAG GTATACCCAAGGAATAGATATGCATGTGGGCTGCTTGCATGGACTGGAAATGATGTACTAAATCGACG GCTAAGACTATTAGCAGATTCGAAAGGATACGTGCTTGATGACACTGGATTGTATCTAGCTACACGGGGCAGTGGTGGAAAGCAT GCAGGTAGATCGGATGCGATAGTCAACTGTCACACTGAGAAGGATGTTTTCGACACTCTTGGATTCCCTTGGCTGGAACCTCATGAGCGCAATCTTTAG
- the LOC112891123 gene encoding DNA polymerase lambda isoform X2 encodes MAPKRKPARGPAAEERDPDGMFRGVSAFIVPHGVQGRRLEVWKQRLVQMGGRVVEKLDKGSAAAGVNHVLAMDAKALLRVLDAAWLHRFRGSVVSFEWLEECLKSGERLPEHKFTINYEEEFKPKKATGNGNSGASQPAKRSKISSEDPGDQQRTNDEDREEHSNANADKGSGVKTKPIQYASSQSSSGDTKDTVGSHGTLDIEEASSGGPSIYAPADLNRNITKIFGRLIDIYRALGDDRRSFSYYKAIPVIEKLPFKIINEIVTTGKLSKLEHFENDEKVRTISLFGEVWGVGPATALKLYEKGHRTLDDLRKDESLTNAQRIGLKYFDDIRQRIPRHEVSEMEKFLQDVGKDILPGVIIVCGGSYRRGKASCGDMDIVITHPDGESHVGFLPKFVQRLKEINFLREDLIFSIHSVDGTDSGVDTYFGLCAYPGRELRHRIDLKVYPRNRYACGLLAWTGNDVLNRRLRLLADSKGYVLDDTGLYLATRGSGGKHAGRSDAIVNCHTEKDVFDTLGFPWLEPHERNL; translated from the exons ATGGCGCCCAAGCGGAAGCCCgcgcgggggccggcggcggaggagcgggacCCCGACGGCATGTTCCGCGGCGTCTCCGCCTTCATCGTCCCCCACGGCGTCCAGGGCCGCCGTCTCGAG GTGTGGAAGCAAAGGCTGGTGCAGATGGGGGGCCGCGTCGTGGAGAAGCTCGACAAGGGCAGCGCTGCGGCGGGGGTCAACCACGTGCTGGCCATGGACGCCAAGGCGCTGCTCCGGGTGCTCGACGCCGCCTGGCTCCACCGTTTCCGCGGG AGTGTGGTGTCCTTCGAATGGCTGGAAGAGTGCCTCAAGTCCGGGGAGAGGCTGCCCGAGCACAAGTTTACAATCAACTATGAAGAGGAATTTAAGCCGAAGAAGGCCACTGGCAATGGAAATTCAGGTGCGTCGCAGCCTGCAAAAAGGAGCAAAATATCATCTGAGGATCCTGGGGATCAGCAGAGAACAAATGACGAGGATAGGGAGGAGCATTCAAATGCAAATGCGGATAAAGGTTCAGGTGTCAAAACAAAGCCTATCCAGTATGCAAGTAGCCAAAGTAGCTCTGGAGATACCAAGGATACAGTAGGTTCTCATGGTACACTTGACATCGAG GAAGCCTCCTCTGGAGGTCCCAGCATTTATGCTCCAGCAGACTTGAATAGGAACATCACCAAGATTTTCGGAAGGCTTATCGATATATATAGGG CCCTGGGAGATGACAGAAGATCATTTAGCTATTACAAGGCCATACCGGTAATTGAGAAATTGCCATTCAAAATA ATAAATGAAATAGTTACAACTGGAAAACTCTCCAAGCTGGAACACTTTGAGAATGATGAAAAG GTACGGACTATCAGCTTGTTCGGAGAAGTTTGGGGAGTTGGCCCTGCGACTGCGCTCAAGTTATATGAAAAGGGACACCGTACTCTTGATGATCTGCGAAAAGATGAGTCACTTACAAATGCTCAGAGGATTGGATTGAAGTACTTTGATGATATCAGGCAAAGAATCCCCCGGCATGAG GTTAGCGAGATGGAGAAGTTTTTGCAAGATGTTGGAAAGGATATCTTACCTGGG gtAATAATTGTTTGTGGAGGATCATATAGACGTGGAAAAGCTTCTTGTGGTGACATGGATATTGTTATAACTCATCCCGATGGAGAAAG TCATGTAGGTTTTTTACCCAAGTTTGTTCAACGGCTGAAGGAAATTAACTTTCTGAGGGAGGATCTTATCTTTAGCATACATAGTGTTGAT GGAACAGATAGTGGGGTTGACACATATTTTGGTCTTTGCGCATATCCTGGGCGTGAGCTGCGGCACCGTATTGACTTAAAG GTATACCCAAGGAATAGATATGCATGTGGGCTGCTTGCATGGACTGGAAATGATGTACTAAATCGACG GCTAAGACTATTAGCAGATTCGAAAGGATACGTGCTTGATGACACTGGATTGTATCTAGCTACACGGGGCAGTGGTGGAAAGCAT GCAGGTAGATCGGATGCGATAGTCAACTGTCACACTGAGAAGGATGTTTTCGACACTCTTGGATTCCCTTGGCTGGAACCTCATGAGCGCAATCTTTAG